In the genome of Rhizobium rhizogenes, one region contains:
- a CDS encoding type 1 glutamine amidotransferase domain-containing protein → MSLFNQVAGVCVAIVTFVALPAHSFAQQAEVAAKKILIVVSSLDKKTPELVGGYWFPELTHPVEVFDEAGIDFDIASPKGGLSPFDGFDLKDPATLAFWTNPDHRNKIANSIKLSDVDTSQYAAVQLVGGHGPMWDFVDDADLQDIVRKIYENNGIVSAVCHGPAGLLNVRLSNGESLIKGRQLTGFTAEEEAFRQYDKIVPFELEAALKNAGATFEEAPIFENKVVVDGRLITGQNPASAKAFAEAIVKALETRTQ, encoded by the coding sequence ATGTCTCTTTTCAACCAAGTCGCCGGTGTCTGCGTCGCCATCGTTACTTTTGTGGCGCTACCTGCTCACTCATTCGCCCAGCAGGCCGAGGTGGCAGCGAAGAAAATTCTAATCGTCGTGTCGAGCCTGGACAAGAAAACGCCCGAACTCGTCGGCGGATACTGGTTCCCTGAACTCACTCATCCCGTAGAAGTGTTTGATGAAGCCGGGATCGATTTCGACATTGCGAGCCCCAAGGGCGGGCTGTCTCCCTTCGATGGGTTCGATCTGAAGGATCCGGCAACACTTGCATTCTGGACAAACCCGGATCACCGCAACAAAATCGCCAACTCGATCAAGCTGTCCGACGTCGACACCTCACAATATGCCGCCGTCCAGCTCGTCGGTGGTCATGGCCCGATGTGGGATTTTGTCGACGATGCGGACCTTCAGGATATTGTCCGGAAGATTTACGAGAACAACGGCATCGTCAGCGCCGTCTGCCATGGCCCGGCGGGCCTTCTCAATGTCAGGCTGAGCAACGGTGAAAGCCTGATCAAGGGGCGTCAGCTGACGGGCTTTACAGCGGAAGAGGAAGCTTTCCGCCAATACGACAAGATTGTCCCTTTCGAGCTTGAAGCCGCGCTGAAGAACGCAGGCGCAACTTTCGAGGAGGCGCCGATTTTCGAGAACAAGGTCGTCGTCGACGGCCGCCTGATTACAGGTCAGAACCCGGCGTCCGCCAAGGCTTTCGCCGAGGCCATCGTGAAGGCGCTTGAGACCAGAACGCAATAA
- a CDS encoding glycosyltransferase family 25 protein → MLPIPTFPIYIISIARARARLEKMLEGAAGLGLDLRPVEGVDGKVVAPADWTDFDRRGFELRNGRHALAGEYGCYASHIKALEIFLATDAPVAVIVEDDVAFTPEFSERVRAMVAVMPENAIVKLTNHRRSGFKGRKTSALGDTLGRCIYGPQGSSACYIISRGGAEQFLKAARVMTLPFDRALDCGWGYGTEVYVTDRDFLPFGDPDTLIGTRAEYRGSKFARFKRIPAYLSSFYDNIARYVYAYR, encoded by the coding sequence ATGCTGCCGATCCCGACTTTCCCCATCTACATCATTTCCATTGCCCGGGCGCGGGCAAGGCTTGAAAAGATGCTGGAGGGCGCTGCCGGTCTCGGGCTGGATCTGCGCCCGGTGGAGGGCGTCGACGGCAAGGTGGTTGCGCCCGCCGACTGGACGGATTTCGACCGGCGCGGTTTCGAGTTGCGCAATGGCCGCCATGCGCTTGCCGGTGAATATGGCTGCTACGCCAGCCATATAAAGGCGCTGGAGATATTCCTTGCCACCGATGCGCCGGTGGCGGTGATCGTTGAAGATGACGTTGCCTTCACGCCGGAATTTTCCGAGCGGGTCAGGGCCATGGTTGCGGTGATGCCGGAAAATGCGATCGTGAAATTGACCAACCACCGCCGCAGCGGTTTCAAGGGCCGGAAAACCAGCGCGCTTGGCGACACGCTCGGCCGCTGCATCTACGGTCCGCAGGGATCATCGGCCTGCTACATCATTTCGCGCGGCGGAGCGGAGCAGTTTCTCAAAGCGGCAAGGGTGATGACGCTGCCTTTCGACCGCGCTCTGGACTGCGGCTGGGGTTACGGCACGGAAGTCTATGTCACCGACAGGGATTTCCTGCCGTTCGGCGACCCGGACACGCTGATCGGCACGCGGGCCGAATATCGCGGCAGCAAGTTCGCCCGTTTCAAACGGATTCCGGCCTATCTTTCGAGCTTTTACGACAATATCGCGCGGTATGTTTATGCCTATCGCTAG
- a CDS encoding YcbK family protein: MKTVEGAKGRVSCQRLVVAVSLLGLAGCVSAVTDDEMAANARKPEITAQQKPQTAAAAVAAPAAGAQPGHYVDPAVASASGGAMPAQQQTPGGPAQVYGAAADIGGLTTQPTAISAGTSSIYSTARAAAPSAAADAAAAGATPSQKIVPAVSSVYSAPAQLQPASAPVAAAVAEQHSENREPVPVPAPQQLAAAAAQPAANAVSGGEKQEGEGTGVTLAAFFAGAAKKRLPKMIENGAAVNTEVAALPGAADRTMGIALSGRSMMSDEFDDAHLDDEDNEPTGLMKLASLSGLTRVAPNGLLLQTDRVEVGCFKPDLIRMIKDVERHYNSPAIVTSGYRPPKRVRQGSKHYTCDAADIQIKGVSKWELATYLRSLPDRGGVGTYCHTESVHMDTGEPRDWNWRCRRTAARK; encoded by the coding sequence ATGAAAACTGTCGAGGGCGCGAAAGGACGCGTTTCCTGTCAGCGTCTTGTCGTTGCGGTTTCGCTGCTCGGACTTGCCGGCTGCGTTTCGGCGGTGACGGATGACGAGATGGCCGCCAATGCCAGGAAGCCGGAAATTACGGCACAACAGAAGCCGCAGACGGCCGCGGCGGCCGTCGCCGCACCTGCGGCCGGCGCTCAGCCGGGGCATTATGTCGACCCCGCCGTGGCGTCCGCCTCCGGTGGGGCCATGCCGGCCCAGCAGCAGACACCGGGCGGCCCGGCGCAGGTATATGGCGCTGCGGCCGATATTGGCGGCCTGACGACGCAACCGACGGCAATCTCCGCCGGTACGTCCAGCATCTATTCCACCGCCCGTGCGGCAGCGCCTTCCGCAGCGGCAGATGCCGCCGCTGCCGGCGCCACGCCGTCGCAGAAAATCGTTCCCGCCGTCAGCAGCGTTTATTCGGCGCCGGCGCAGCTCCAGCCCGCATCCGCACCGGTTGCGGCGGCGGTGGCGGAACAGCACAGTGAGAACCGCGAGCCCGTTCCGGTCCCCGCGCCGCAGCAGCTTGCGGCCGCTGCTGCTCAACCCGCCGCAAACGCGGTGTCCGGGGGCGAAAAACAGGAAGGCGAGGGCACTGGCGTAACGCTTGCGGCATTTTTCGCCGGAGCCGCCAAGAAGCGGCTTCCGAAAATGATCGAAAACGGCGCTGCCGTGAATACCGAGGTGGCGGCGCTGCCCGGCGCGGCGGACAGGACGATGGGCATTGCGCTTTCCGGCCGCTCGATGATGTCGGACGAATTTGATGACGCCCATCTCGATGACGAGGATAACGAGCCGACCGGCCTTATGAAGCTGGCCTCGCTTTCCGGTCTGACCCGCGTTGCCCCGAACGGGCTTCTCCTGCAGACGGACCGTGTCGAAGTGGGTTGTTTCAAGCCCGACCTGATCCGGATGATCAAGGATGTCGAGCGTCACTATAACAGCCCCGCGATCGTCACCTCGGGCTATCGCCCGCCCAAGCGCGTAAGGCAGGGTTCCAAGCACTATACCTGCGATGCCGCCGACATCCAGATCAAGGGTGTCTCCAAATGGGAGCTTGCCACCTATCTGCGCTCCCTGCCTGACCGTGGTGGCGTCGGCACCTATTGCCATACCGAATCGGTCCACATGGACACGGGCGAACCGAGAGACTGGAACTGGCGCTGCCGCCGCACCGCAGCCCGCAAATAA
- a CDS encoding helix-turn-helix domain-containing protein produces the protein MDLPTPPQQPGTSADCRPISQMLGRIGDKWTIMTITMLLDGPKRFNELRRAIGGISQQMLTRTLRALENDGLVSRRVYPTIPPQVEYSLTTLGKSLAEPLTQLTAWVLQNIAEVERNRSKAADSSVD, from the coding sequence ATGGATTTACCCACCCCACCGCAACAACCGGGAACGAGCGCGGATTGCCGCCCCATCAGCCAGATGCTTGGCCGCATCGGTGACAAGTGGACCATCATGACGATTACGATGCTGCTCGACGGCCCAAAACGGTTCAATGAGCTGCGCAGGGCTATCGGGGGCATCAGCCAGCAAATGCTGACGAGAACGCTCCGCGCCCTGGAGAATGACGGCCTCGTTTCGAGAAGGGTCTACCCCACGATCCCCCCGCAGGTGGAATACAGCTTGACCACCCTTGGTAAGTCTCTCGCCGAACCTCTCACGCAGCTTACCGCGTGGGTTTTGCAGAATATCGCCGAGGTTGAGCGCAACCGTTCGAAGGCGGCCGACAGCTCGGTGGATTAG
- a CDS encoding LysR family transcriptional regulator, translating to MTRHDAFDGLSEFLAIAKHKSIRKAALELGVTPGAISQALQKLERRLATPLFHRTTRKMSMTEAGERLLSKVGPAAHLIESSFEETLQSALEPSGTLRLIMERLAIPHVLEPVMPLFRRTWPLVNVDVTVSNQHHDFVAQGYDAGILLGSYVPQDMIAIRLSPPFNWAVFGSPEYFEKYGKPDTPGELTRHKCIRFRRPEKGDIYRWEFLDDGQTLRIEPDGPLTVNDGELMRQFATQGLGLIYSSTFHTSGELAQGLLEPALLDYSPGGDGLFLYFTRAAQSQPKLRAFIDACSMLRKQTKPIV from the coding sequence ATGACTCGTCATGATGCCTTCGATGGATTGTCTGAATTCCTGGCAATCGCGAAGCATAAAAGCATCCGAAAAGCTGCGCTGGAGCTGGGGGTAACACCGGGCGCGATCAGTCAGGCTTTGCAGAAGCTGGAGCGCAGGCTTGCCACCCCTCTCTTTCATCGCACGACGAGGAAGATGTCGATGACCGAGGCAGGCGAGCGGCTTCTTTCAAAGGTCGGTCCGGCGGCTCATTTGATCGAATCGAGTTTCGAGGAGACGTTGCAGTCAGCGCTCGAGCCCTCCGGGACGCTACGGCTCATCATGGAAAGACTTGCCATTCCGCATGTCCTTGAGCCTGTGATGCCCCTGTTCCGTAGAACCTGGCCTCTCGTGAACGTGGATGTCACCGTCAGCAATCAGCACCATGACTTCGTTGCTCAGGGATATGACGCGGGAATATTGCTCGGATCTTATGTGCCGCAGGACATGATAGCGATCAGATTGTCGCCGCCTTTCAACTGGGCCGTCTTCGGATCTCCGGAATATTTCGAAAAGTACGGCAAACCCGATACTCCCGGCGAACTCACCCGGCACAAATGCATCCGCTTCCGGCGTCCTGAAAAAGGCGACATCTACAGGTGGGAGTTTCTGGATGACGGCCAGACATTGCGTATCGAGCCCGATGGACCACTCACAGTCAACGACGGTGAGCTCATGCGGCAATTTGCAACCCAGGGCCTCGGATTGATCTATTCCTCGACCTTCCATACGTCCGGAGAACTTGCGCAGGGACTGCTCGAACCTGCACTACTCGACTACTCTCCCGGGGGAGACGGTCTGTTCCTCTATTTCACCAGGGCGGCTCAAAGCCAACCGAAGCTGCGCGCCTTCATCGATGCGTGCTCCATGCTTCGCAAACAGACGAAGCCAATCGTCTGA
- a CDS encoding VOC family protein, translating into MRYLHTMVRVKDLGESLKFYCDLLGLTEIRRIENEKGRFTLVFLAARDDIAAAKEKKAPSLELTYNWDTEDYTGGRNFGHLAYEVDNIYDFCARLQQNGIVINRPPRDGHMAFVRSPDGISFEILQKGESLAPAEPWISMQNTGSW; encoded by the coding sequence ATCACTGAAATTCTATTGCGACCTGCTGGGTCTTACGGAAATACGCCGAATCGAAAACGAAAAAGGCCGATTCACTCTGGTTTTTCTTGCCGCGCGCGACGACATTGCTGCGGCGAAGGAAAAAAAGGCGCCGAGCCTCGAACTCACCTATAACTGGGATACCGAGGACTATACCGGCGGCCGCAATTTCGGCCATCTGGCTTACGAAGTCGACAATATCTACGACTTCTGCGCCAGGCTTCAGCAGAATGGCATCGTGATCAACCGTCCGCCGCGCGACGGGCACATGGCCTTCGTCCGTTCACCTGATGGTATTTCCTTCGAGATTCTGCAGAAGGGCGAAAGCCTCGCACCAGCCGAACCGTGGATATCTATGCAGAATACCGGTTCCTGGTAA
- a CDS encoding cytochrome c biogenesis CcdA family protein yields the protein MSIADISLFSALLAGALSFLSPCVLPLVPPYLCYMAGVSVEQFRTEETAPRPEIRRAVLFSAFFFTLGFATVFVALGAGASTIGTLLRQNLDILAKIGGFIIILMGLNFLGVFRIGLFSREARFQGAGKPATLSGAYVMGLAFAFGWTPCIGPVLGAILGVAASRDTVGDGAALLAVYSLGLAVPFWIAAAFSGSFMRFLVRFRRHLGLVEKLLGVLLVLTGLAFMSGFITNVAIWFQETFPILMKIG from the coding sequence TTGTCGATTGCCGATATTTCCCTGTTCAGCGCGCTTCTGGCCGGCGCTCTTTCGTTTCTGTCGCCCTGTGTGCTGCCGCTGGTGCCGCCTTATCTCTGTTATATGGCGGGTGTCTCGGTCGAGCAGTTCAGGACGGAGGAGACCGCGCCGCGGCCGGAGATCCGCAGGGCCGTGCTGTTTTCGGCTTTCTTCTTCACGCTCGGTTTCGCCACCGTTTTCGTGGCGCTTGGGGCCGGGGCCTCGACGATCGGCACGCTTTTGCGCCAGAATCTCGATATTCTCGCCAAGATCGGCGGTTTCATCATTATCCTCATGGGTCTGAATTTCCTCGGCGTGTTCCGCATCGGCCTGTTTTCGCGCGAGGCGCGATTTCAGGGGGCGGGCAAGCCGGCCACGCTTTCCGGGGCCTATGTCATGGGTCTCGCCTTCGCTTTCGGCTGGACGCCCTGCATCGGCCCGGTTCTGGGGGCGATCCTCGGTGTTGCCGCTTCGCGGGATACGGTTGGTGACGGTGCGGCGCTGCTTGCGGTCTATTCGCTGGGCCTAGCCGTGCCGTTCTGGATCGCGGCGGCGTTTTCCGGTTCCTTCATGCGTTTCCTCGTCCGTTTCCGCCGCCATCTCGGTCTCGTGGAGAAGCTGCTTGGCGTATTGCTGGTGCTCACCGGTCTCGCTTTCATGTCCGGTTTTATCACCAATGTGGCGATCTGGTTCCAGGAGACCTTTCCGATCCTGATGAAAATCGGCTAA
- a CDS encoding SDR family oxidoreductase, translating into MTDRKTIAIFGAGTGLGASVARRYGKAGFRVALVARNAQSLGQRIAELSAQDVDATAFPADLNEIDAIPALTREIEQKSGPIHTAIFAPLGNFRMLPAVDLTAASLKELVNILTLAPVEVVRAVLPGMLARGDGAIIVADGLSAVTPMPGMSGPGPAFAATRNYILGLHEEIKEHGVFAGMLHIGAMIDNSTGLRVAAANGLPVDDPRFATINPDVLAEEIWSLATGRSRAESILPAEHAAH; encoded by the coding sequence ATGACTGACAGGAAAACAATTGCAATCTTCGGAGCCGGGACCGGGCTTGGCGCGTCCGTCGCAAGACGTTACGGCAAGGCTGGATTCCGCGTCGCCCTTGTCGCCCGTAATGCCCAATCACTCGGCCAAAGGATAGCCGAGCTATCGGCGCAGGATGTGGATGCCACGGCCTTCCCAGCCGACCTCAATGAGATTGATGCAATCCCGGCCCTGACTCGCGAGATTGAACAGAAGTCAGGTCCTATCCACACCGCAATCTTTGCGCCTCTCGGCAACTTCCGCATGCTTCCAGCGGTCGACCTGACAGCAGCTTCACTCAAGGAACTCGTCAACATTCTGACCCTGGCTCCGGTTGAGGTTGTTCGGGCCGTGCTGCCGGGGATGCTCGCTCGCGGCGACGGAGCGATCATCGTCGCGGATGGTCTTTCGGCCGTGACGCCAATGCCGGGGATGAGCGGCCCAGGTCCCGCATTTGCCGCCACGCGCAACTACATTCTGGGTCTTCACGAGGAGATCAAGGAGCACGGCGTATTCGCCGGAATGCTCCACATTGGTGCGATGATCGACAACTCCACGGGCCTTCGTGTAGCAGCGGCCAATGGCCTGCCAGTCGATGACCCGCGCTTCGCTACCATCAATCCTGACGTGCTTGCCGAGGAAATCTGGTCGCTCGCAACCGGGCGCTCCCGTGCCGAGTCGATCCTGCCTGCCGAACATGCCGCGCATTGA
- a CDS encoding AEC family transporter — MTGIVGLLLPFFGLIFIGYGAARITKQPVEAMGWLNTFIIYAALPALFFKLVSKTPVEELARMDFVAASLACTYGIFLLVFLIGRFVRKNSLAETTIQSFAASYGNIGYMGPGLALLALGERAAVPVALIVCLENAAHFIVAPAMMAVAGGDKRSAGRLALDVARKVITHPFIVSVIAGFLAASLSWQPPEAVQRLVDYLAQSAAPCALFAMGVTLALRPMKRVPVEISYIVPAKLILHPLAAYLVLSSLGRFEPVWIYSAVLLAALPTATNVFVIGQQYHVWQERASATILISTVLSVFTLTGVVYFIQPF; from the coding sequence GTGACGGGTATCGTCGGACTGCTGTTGCCGTTTTTCGGCCTGATCTTCATCGGTTATGGCGCAGCGCGCATAACGAAGCAGCCGGTCGAGGCGATGGGCTGGTTGAATACCTTCATCATCTATGCCGCGCTGCCGGCCCTGTTTTTCAAGCTTGTTTCAAAGACGCCGGTGGAAGAGCTGGCGCGCATGGATTTCGTCGCCGCCAGCCTTGCCTGCACCTATGGCATTTTTCTGCTGGTGTTCCTGATCGGCCGGTTCGTGCGGAAAAACAGCCTCGCTGAAACCACGATCCAGAGTTTCGCGGCAAGTTACGGCAATATCGGCTATATGGGGCCGGGGCTTGCGCTTCTGGCGCTTGGCGAAAGGGCGGCGGTGCCGGTGGCGCTGATCGTCTGCCTTGAAAACGCCGCGCACTTCATCGTCGCACCGGCGATGATGGCGGTTGCGGGCGGCGACAAGCGCTCGGCTGGAAGGCTTGCGCTGGATGTGGCGCGCAAGGTCATCACTCACCCGTTCATCGTCTCGGTGATTGCCGGATTTCTTGCCGCTTCGCTGTCATGGCAGCCGCCGGAGGCGGTGCAGCGGCTGGTGGATTATCTGGCGCAATCGGCAGCTCCCTGCGCGCTGTTTGCCATGGGCGTGACGCTGGCGCTTCGGCCCATGAAACGGGTTCCGGTGGAGATCAGCTATATTGTGCCAGCAAAGCTGATCTTGCATCCGCTTGCCGCTTATCTCGTCCTGTCATCGCTCGGACGCTTCGAGCCGGTGTGGATTTATTCCGCCGTGCTGCTCGCCGCGCTGCCGACCGCGACGAATGTCTTCGTCATCGGTCAGCAATATCATGTCTGGCAGGAGCGGGCTTCGGCGACGATCCTGATTTCGACGGTGCTGTCGGTCTTCACGCTGACGGGCGTGGTTTATTTCATCCAGCCTTTTTGA